From one Butyricimonas faecihominis genomic stretch:
- a CDS encoding SDR family oxidoreductase, which yields MNKIALITGATSGIGKATATKLAEIGYNLIITGRRGDRLTALEDELKAKGIQVLALQFDVRNQQEVHNAISNLPAEWQNIDILVNNAGLAVGTSPIQDGILDDWERMIDTNVKGLLYITHEVAPLMIKNEKGHIVNIASVAGKEVYPGGNVYCATKHAVDALSKAMRIDMLKHNIKVTNIAPGMVETEFSVVRYKGDQQAADNVYKGVTPLTGEDIADTIVFAVTRPAHICLNDIQIMPTAQASSRDVNRK from the coding sequence ATGAACAAGATAGCGTTAATCACAGGGGCCACTTCCGGTATCGGAAAGGCAACAGCGACCAAATTGGCCGAAATCGGGTATAACCTCATTATCACCGGACGCCGGGGCGATCGTCTGACCGCACTGGAAGACGAATTAAAGGCAAAAGGCATTCAAGTACTGGCTCTTCAATTCGATGTTCGTAACCAACAGGAAGTCCACAACGCAATCAGCAACCTACCGGCAGAATGGCAAAATATAGATATTTTAGTCAATAATGCAGGTCTTGCCGTGGGAACTTCTCCTATCCAAGATGGGATTTTAGATGATTGGGAACGCATGATCGACACCAACGTGAAAGGCCTTCTTTACATCACCCACGAAGTAGCCCCCTTGATGATCAAAAATGAAAAAGGACATATCGTCAACATCGCCTCCGTGGCAGGTAAGGAAGTTTACCCCGGCGGGAACGTGTATTGTGCCACCAAACACGCCGTGGACGCCCTTTCCAAAGCCATGCGCATTGATATGTTGAAACACAACATCAAGGTAACCAACATCGCTCCGGGAATGGTTGAAACCGAATTCTCCGTAGTGCGCTACAAAGGTGACCAACAAGCCGCAGACAACGTGTACAAGGGTGTTACCCCCCTCACGGGAGAAGACATCGCCGACACGATCGTGTTTGCCGTGACCCGCCCGGCTCACATCTGTTTGAACGATATTCAGATTATGCCTACCGCTCAAGCTAGTTCCAGAGACGTGAACAGAAAATAA
- a CDS encoding MFS transporter, whose translation MNTSQVIITPENMTKDRKISICVFLSGFSCFAQLYYFQPLLPDLAQEFGLSASYSSLAISFSTLGMVVGLFTAMFVADSISRKKLISAALLSSAVFSVICSYSPSFFLLVALSALKGFLLSGATSVSLAYISEEVQPRNKGKITGLYIAGNALGGMGGRVISSYLSSEFSWRIASVSIGVLCALFAISFLIFSPRSVNFKPKRENFKSLIVSNLHLIVSVKLIPFYLIGSLMLGIFVSLYNYLGFYLIKEPFNFSPYLIHYIYFMYLFGVFGSIATAKLTALYNHFKILKTIIALSVAGLLLLYINNFWIVTLGLAIFTFNFFVVHVICNRIVSDYNLQKRSVTISIYLLFYYMGSSVWGSATGVVLDHFGWQWFIAGLILLTFILYAIAYKGSKLMEN comes from the coding sequence CAAGTAATTATCACACCGGAGAATATGACCAAGGACCGCAAGATCTCCATTTGTGTCTTCTTGTCCGGGTTCTCTTGTTTTGCCCAGTTATACTATTTCCAGCCTCTCTTGCCCGATCTGGCTCAAGAGTTTGGATTATCAGCCAGCTACAGTAGTCTGGCCATATCATTCTCCACGCTGGGAATGGTAGTAGGACTGTTCACGGCAATGTTCGTGGCAGACTCGATTTCAAGGAAGAAACTGATTAGCGCGGCGCTATTATCGTCGGCCGTCTTTTCGGTGATCTGCTCTTATTCGCCCTCCTTCTTCTTGTTGGTTGCATTAAGCGCCCTGAAAGGATTCTTGCTATCGGGAGCCACTTCCGTGTCACTGGCTTACATATCTGAAGAAGTTCAACCCCGGAATAAAGGAAAAATTACCGGACTCTACATTGCCGGAAACGCCTTGGGGGGAATGGGTGGACGAGTAATTTCTTCTTACCTCAGTAGTGAATTCTCGTGGCGCATCGCCTCCGTCTCCATAGGTGTACTATGTGCCTTATTTGCCATATCATTCCTGATATTCAGTCCCCGTTCTGTCAATTTCAAGCCCAAACGGGAAAATTTCAAATCATTGATCGTTTCCAACCTTCACTTGATCGTCTCCGTGAAACTGATCCCCTTCTATCTGATCGGCTCCCTCATGTTAGGGATATTCGTGAGCCTGTACAACTACCTCGGTTTTTATCTGATAAAAGAACCGTTTAACTTCTCCCCGTACTTGATTCACTATATCTATTTCATGTACCTGTTCGGGGTATTCGGCTCGATCGCCACGGCAAAATTGACAGCATTGTACAACCACTTCAAAATACTGAAAACAATCATCGCCCTTTCCGTGGCAGGATTGCTTTTGCTTTACATTAACAACTTCTGGATCGTCACGCTCGGACTGGCCATTTTCACGTTTAATTTCTTCGTGGTACACGTGATCTGTAACCGAATCGTCAGTGACTACAACCTCCAAAAACGTTCGGTCACCATCTCCATCTACCTCCTGTTCTATTACATGGGGTCCAGTGTTTGGGGATCAGCCACCGGGGTCGTTCTCGACCACTTCGGTTGGCAATGGTTTATCGCCGGATTGATTCTACTCACGTTCATCCTGTACGCCATCGCTTATAAAGGCTCGAAATTGATGGAAAACTAA
- a CDS encoding TrmH family RNA methyltransferase — MHTVREQVEYLSEFVTDYKNDLFRRLIAERTSYVTMVLEDFYQQHNCSAVLRSCDCFGIQNVHVIENMNSFTDNSEISMGAADWLTVHRHRKRENNTVETIEMLKSQGYRIVATTPHERDTFIDDIDLYKGKMAFFMGTELTGLSDDVLSRADEFVKVPMYGFTESYNVSVCAALLMYSVVQRLRQTDIDWHLPEEERYEVLFAWYKRSIKASAQILERFNHNE, encoded by the coding sequence ATGCATACTGTAAGAGAGCAGGTTGAGTATCTGAGTGAGTTTGTGACGGATTACAAGAATGATTTGTTTCGTCGGTTAATCGCGGAACGAACGAGTTATGTCACGATGGTACTTGAGGATTTTTACCAGCAACATAATTGTAGTGCCGTGTTGCGTTCGTGCGATTGTTTCGGGATTCAGAACGTGCATGTGATTGAAAATATGAATTCTTTCACGGATAATTCCGAGATTTCTATGGGAGCTGCCGACTGGTTGACCGTTCATCGGCATCGGAAGAGAGAGAATAACACGGTGGAGACGATTGAGATGTTGAAATCACAGGGGTACCGGATCGTGGCGACAACTCCGCATGAACGAGATACTTTTATTGATGATATTGACCTTTACAAGGGAAAGATGGCTTTTTTCATGGGAACGGAGCTGACGGGATTGTCGGATGACGTGTTGTCGAGAGCCGACGAATTTGTGAAAGTACCCATGTATGGTTTTACGGAGAGTTATAACGTGAGCGTGTGTGCCGCTTTACTGATGTATAGCGTGGTACAGCGTTTGCGGCAAACAGATATAGACTGGCATTTACCGGAGGAGGAACGTTACGAAGTGTTATTTGCTTGGTACAAGCGTTCGATCAAGGCTTCGGCTCAGATATTGGAAAGGTTTAATCATAACGAGTGA
- a CDS encoding HU family DNA-binding protein yields the protein MNKAQLIDAIAEKAGLSKADSKKALEAFVATIGESLKKDEKVALVGFGSFSVSERSARAGRNPQTGKTIQIPAKKVVRFKAGAELEGQL from the coding sequence ATGAATAAAGCTCAATTAATTGACGCAATTGCTGAAAAAGCTGGTTTGTCAAAAGCAGATTCTAAAAAAGCATTAGAGGCTTTTGTAGCTACGATCGGAGAATCTTTGAAGAAAGATGAGAAAGTGGCATTGGTTGGTTTCGGATCTTTCTCTGTATCTGAAAGAAGTGCAAGAGCAGGTAGAAATCCGCAAACCGGGAAAACAATCCAAATTCCGGCAAAGAAGGTGGTGAGATTTAAAGCTGGTGCTGAATTGGAAGGCCAACTATAA
- a CDS encoding dipeptidyl-peptidase 3 family protein encodes MKEQVYLLEQFDDIKILRYDVPAFEGLSLREKLFVYYLSRAALAGRDILWDQNNKYNLRVREALESILRAYQGNRETEEFQAFLVYAKKVFFANGVHHHYSMEKFTPSFTPEYFKSLLREVGAEQLYGEVERVIFDPKYMAKRVVLDEGKDLVQASANHYYEGVTQEEVEKFYGEKKKENALLSWGLNSTLVRDEKGQLQEQVWFAGGKYGKEIRRIVEYLKKAAEYACNEHQREVIELLIQYYETGDLSLFDRYSIEWVKEVAAPIDFINGFIEVYGDPLAYKASWESVVQIMDEEACKRTRKLADNAMWFERNAPIDERFKKSEVVGITARVVQAAMLGGDCHPATPIGINLPNAEWIRERYGSKSVTLDNITYAYDRASLNSGVLDEFAYSDEEKELVRTYGYIGGNVHTDLHECLGHGSGKMLPGVGQEALKNYYSTIEEARADLFALYYVMDPKLVELGVIPSLEVAKSEYCNYIRNGLMVQLTRVKLGNNLEESHMRNRQLIASWVYEKGKAANVIERVSRDGKTYFTIRDYEALRKLFGRLLAEVQRVKSEGDFEGARNLIENYGVRIDPVLHQEVLERYQKLNVAPYAGFVNPKYRLVEEEGKVVDVKIEYPTDFLAQMLEYGDNK; translated from the coding sequence ATGAAAGAACAAGTGTATTTATTAGAACAATTTGACGATATAAAGATATTGCGTTACGATGTCCCCGCTTTTGAGGGATTGTCCTTGCGGGAAAAGTTATTTGTTTATTACTTGAGCCGGGCGGCTTTGGCCGGAAGAGATATTCTCTGGGATCAGAATAATAAATACAATCTTCGGGTCCGGGAGGCATTGGAAAGTATTCTTCGGGCATATCAAGGAAACCGGGAGACGGAAGAGTTTCAGGCTTTTCTGGTGTACGCTAAAAAAGTGTTTTTTGCTAACGGGGTACATCATCATTACTCGATGGAAAAGTTTACCCCTTCCTTTACTCCCGAATATTTTAAGTCACTTCTTCGGGAAGTGGGAGCGGAACAGTTGTACGGGGAAGTGGAACGTGTTATTTTTGATCCGAAATATATGGCGAAGCGGGTGGTTCTGGACGAGGGGAAGGATCTGGTGCAGGCGTCTGCCAATCATTATTACGAGGGGGTGACACAAGAAGAGGTGGAGAAATTCTACGGGGAGAAGAAAAAAGAGAATGCGTTGCTTTCTTGGGGATTAAATTCTACGTTGGTACGTGATGAAAAAGGTCAGTTGCAAGAGCAGGTTTGGTTTGCCGGGGGAAAATACGGGAAAGAAATTCGTCGTATCGTGGAATATTTGAAGAAAGCTGCGGAATATGCTTGTAACGAGCACCAGCGAGAGGTGATTGAATTATTGATCCAGTATTACGAGACGGGTGATTTATCCTTGTTTGACCGCTACTCTATTGAATGGGTGAAGGAGGTGGCAGCCCCGATAGATTTTATCAACGGTTTTATTGAAGTGTATGGAGATCCGTTAGCGTACAAGGCCAGTTGGGAATCCGTGGTTCAGATTATGGATGAAGAGGCCTGCAAGCGTACACGTAAATTGGCGGATAATGCTATGTGGTTTGAACGGAATGCACCGATTGATGAGCGTTTCAAGAAGAGTGAGGTGGTGGGTATTACGGCGAGAGTGGTACAGGCTGCCATGCTGGGAGGGGATTGCCATCCGGCAACTCCGATCGGGATTAATTTGCCGAATGCCGAATGGATCCGGGAGCGTTATGGCAGTAAGTCGGTAACACTGGATAATATCACGTACGCGTACGACCGGGCTTCACTGAATTCCGGGGTACTGGATGAGTTTGCCTATTCGGACGAGGAAAAGGAACTGGTGAGAACGTACGGGTATATCGGGGGAAACGTGCATACCGATTTGCATGAATGTCTGGGACACGGTTCCGGAAAGATGCTACCGGGCGTGGGACAGGAGGCGTTGAAAAATTATTATTCCACGATAGAAGAGGCTCGTGCGGACTTGTTCGCATTGTATTACGTGATGGACCCGAAACTGGTGGAGTTGGGGGTAATTCCCTCGCTGGAGGTGGCAAAGAGCGAGTATTGCAATTATATCCGCAACGGTTTGATGGTTCAGTTGACCCGGGTGAAGTTGGGAAATAATCTGGAAGAGTCACACATGCGTAATCGCCAGTTGATTGCCTCTTGGGTTTACGAAAAAGGCAAAGCGGCTAACGTGATCGAGCGGGTAAGTCGGGATGGAAAGACGTATTTCACGATCCGGGATTACGAGGCTTTGCGGAAACTGTTCGGGAGATTATTGGCCGAGGTGCAACGGGTGAAGTCGGAAGGTGATTTCGAGGGGGCTAGGAATTTGATCGAGAATTACGGGGTACGGATTGATCCCGTGTTGCATCAGGAAGTGCTGGAACGTTATCAAAAACTGAACGTGGCTCCATATGCCGGGTTTGTTAATCCGAAGTATAGATTGGTGGAGGAAGAGGGAAAAGTAGTTGATGTGAAAATAGAATACCCGACAGATTTTCTGGCACAGATGCTGGAATACGGGGATAATAAATAA
- a CDS encoding NAD(P)/FAD-dependent oxidoreductase: MYKEIELRITPEEAHDREIVNELLARRLHVGQERIVHVEILRRSIDARQRRVVIQLKVGVHLDRVEQKERVFTPQYRDVSSAGTVVVVGAGPAGLFAALRLIELGKRPIVLERGKCVEERKQDLNRLYKTGVANEDSNYGFGEGGAGTFSDGKLFTRSKKRGNVDRILEILVYHGANPNILIDAHPHIGTDKLPQVIVNMRKTIEKYGGEVRFNSRVRDIIIEQNRVKGVVTGDEEIRAEHVILATGHSARDVYRMLQARSVLMLPKDFAVGLRLEHPQELIDQIQYHNPQGRGDFLPAAEYSFVTNVDGRGVYSFCMCPGGVVVPACTGPEQQVVNGMSASGRNTAWANSAMVTSIGKSELTGMRYKGLFAGLEFQEDLERASWEQGGKNLYAPAQRLTHFLRGHLSENLPRSSYKPGIRATSFQEWLPEVVYQRLCGGLEQFGKKARGFITEDALLLGVESRTSSPLRIPRETEKMMHPEIIGLYPCGEGAGYAGGIVSAAMDGEGCAEAIC, from the coding sequence ATGTATAAAGAGATAGAATTGAGAATTACGCCGGAAGAGGCACATGATCGGGAGATTGTCAATGAGCTGTTGGCAAGGAGGTTGCACGTGGGTCAGGAGAGAATCGTGCATGTGGAAATTTTGCGAAGATCAATAGACGCCCGTCAACGCAGGGTTGTTATTCAACTGAAAGTTGGTGTTCATCTGGATCGGGTGGAACAGAAGGAACGGGTATTTACTCCCCAATACCGGGATGTTTCGTCTGCCGGGACGGTGGTCGTGGTGGGTGCCGGGCCGGCTGGTTTGTTTGCGGCTTTGCGTTTGATCGAGTTGGGGAAAAGACCGATTGTTTTGGAGAGAGGGAAATGCGTGGAAGAGCGGAAACAAGATCTGAATCGTTTGTACAAAACCGGGGTAGCGAATGAAGATTCGAATTACGGTTTCGGGGAAGGAGGGGCCGGGACTTTCTCGGATGGTAAATTGTTTACCCGCTCGAAGAAACGGGGGAACGTGGATCGTATTTTGGAAATTCTGGTCTATCACGGGGCGAATCCTAATATATTGATTGATGCACACCCGCATATTGGTACGGATAAATTACCCCAAGTGATTGTAAATATGCGTAAGACTATCGAGAAGTATGGTGGGGAAGTACGTTTTAATAGTCGGGTGAGGGATATTATTATAGAGCAGAACCGGGTGAAAGGAGTGGTGACGGGTGATGAGGAGATTCGGGCAGAACACGTTATTCTTGCCACAGGGCATTCGGCCCGTGACGTGTACCGGATGTTACAGGCACGGTCCGTGTTGATGCTGCCGAAGGATTTTGCCGTGGGTCTTCGACTGGAACATCCGCAAGAGTTAATTGACCAGATTCAGTACCATAACCCGCAAGGGCGGGGAGATTTTCTACCTGCGGCCGAGTATAGTTTCGTGACGAATGTGGATGGACGAGGGGTATACTCATTTTGTATGTGTCCCGGAGGGGTGGTCGTTCCGGCTTGCACGGGACCGGAACAACAAGTGGTGAACGGTATGTCTGCATCCGGTAGAAACACGGCATGGGCAAATTCGGCCATGGTAACCTCGATTGGGAAGAGTGAATTGACTGGAATGAGGTACAAGGGGTTATTTGCCGGGTTGGAATTTCAAGAGGATTTGGAGCGGGCATCTTGGGAACAGGGAGGGAAGAACTTGTATGCTCCGGCTCAACGATTAACTCACTTTCTGAGAGGACATTTAAGTGAAAATTTACCAAGAAGTTCTTATAAACCGGGGATACGGGCAACTTCTTTTCAGGAATGGTTACCCGAAGTCGTTTACCAGCGTCTTTGTGGAGGGTTGGAGCAGTTCGGGAAAAAGGCCCGGGGGTTTATCACGGAGGATGCCCTTCTGTTGGGCGTGGAGAGTCGTACTTCTTCTCCATTGAGGATTCCGAGAGAAACAGAAAAGATGATGCATCCGGAAATTATCGGGTTGTATCCTTGTGGAGAAGGAGCCGGATATGCTGGGGGAATTGTCTCGGCCGCGATGGATGGAGAAGGCTGTGCAGAGGCTATTTGTTAA
- a CDS encoding cation:proton antiporter, with product MLQMTLAAITLPLTDPVLKFLLILVIILAAPLLLNKLRIPHLLGLIIAGAIIGPNGFNLVLRDSSIILSGTAGLLYIMFLAGLEIDLGDFKKNKWKSLTFGMYTFLVPMALGTLVGLYVLNFSMLTSILLASMFASHTLIAYPIISKLGITKDKAVGITVGGTMITDTLALLVLTVIVEMAVGDVDDWFWYRLGAAIILFFAFVMIVFPIVGRWFFKRCEDNVSQYIFVLVMVFLGAYLAELAGLESIIGAFLAGMALNRLIPSTSPLMNRVEFVGNAIFIPFFLIGVGMLIDYRAFFTNWDTIKVGAVMIVVATVAKFVAAWLTQKTFRMSVDQRRVIFGLSNAQAAATLAAVMVGYNVILGETPAGEPIRLLNESVLNGTILMILVTCTMASFSAQKGAHNIAMNDVSEEKEGTGEHQERILIPVSYEKNVTELVNLSTAIKSKKNKNGLFALNVINNQASDDKAFKQSKKVLNMAVTTASATDNVLQDLLRYDLNVANAIISVIKEQGITDLVLGLHQGKGVVSSFLGNMTEAILGQSNVTTLIYRPIQPIATVKRHLVVVPARAEKEVGFPMWVNKVWNIIHNSGAKAVFYASEDTMVYLKEMYKKRPIEAEFSSFDDWDDFLIMSREIKSDDTLWVVMSRRERLSYHANMSRIPNYLNKYFQSNSFVLVYPIQAGETNNRYLV from the coding sequence ATGTTGCAAATGACACTGGCCGCGATAACCCTGCCGTTGACGGACCCGGTTTTGAAGTTCCTGTTGATTTTGGTAATTATCTTGGCGGCTCCTTTATTGTTGAATAAGTTGAGGATTCCCCATTTGTTGGGATTGATTATTGCCGGGGCAATTATCGGGCCGAATGGTTTTAACTTGGTACTACGGGATAGTAGTATTATCCTTTCGGGAACAGCCGGGCTTTTATATATCATGTTCTTGGCGGGGCTGGAGATTGATCTGGGGGATTTTAAAAAGAATAAATGGAAGAGTTTGACCTTCGGGATGTACACTTTTTTGGTGCCGATGGCCTTGGGAACGCTTGTCGGGCTTTACGTGTTGAATTTCTCCATGTTGACTTCCATATTGCTGGCGAGTATGTTTGCCTCCCACACGTTGATTGCTTACCCGATTATCAGTAAACTGGGGATCACGAAGGATAAGGCCGTGGGAATTACCGTGGGAGGGACGATGATCACGGATACTTTGGCGCTGTTGGTGTTGACGGTGATCGTGGAGATGGCCGTGGGGGATGTGGATGATTGGTTTTGGTACAGGCTGGGGGCGGCAATTATCCTCTTTTTTGCTTTCGTGATGATCGTGTTCCCGATCGTGGGACGTTGGTTTTTCAAACGGTGTGAGGATAACGTGTCACAATATATATTCGTGCTGGTCATGGTTTTCTTGGGGGCTTACTTGGCGGAATTGGCCGGACTGGAGTCTATTATCGGGGCTTTCCTTGCGGGGATGGCGTTGAACCGTCTGATTCCTTCGACTTCTCCTTTGATGAACCGGGTGGAGTTCGTGGGGAATGCGATCTTTATTCCTTTCTTCTTGATAGGGGTGGGAATGTTGATCGACTACCGGGCGTTCTTTACCAATTGGGACACGATTAAAGTGGGGGCGGTGATGATCGTGGTGGCTACCGTGGCTAAATTCGTGGCGGCTTGGCTCACGCAGAAGACGTTCCGGATGTCGGTGGACCAGCGGCGGGTGATTTTCGGATTGAGTAATGCACAGGCAGCGGCAACTTTGGCAGCCGTGATGGTGGGGTATAACGTGATTCTAGGAGAGACCCCGGCGGGAGAACCGATTCGTCTGTTGAACGAGAGCGTGTTGAACGGTACGATTTTGATGATTCTGGTCACTTGCACGATGGCATCTTTCTCCGCGCAGAAAGGGGCGCATAATATCGCGATGAATGACGTGTCGGAAGAGAAAGAGGGAACTGGGGAACATCAGGAACGCATCCTGATTCCGGTGTCCTACGAGAAGAACGTGACCGAGCTGGTGAATTTGAGTACGGCAATCAAGTCGAAGAAGAATAAGAACGGGCTTTTTGCCTTGAACGTGATCAACAATCAGGCATCGGACGATAAGGCCTTCAAACAATCCAAAAAGGTGCTGAATATGGCCGTCACGACGGCTTCGGCCACGGATAACGTGTTACAGGATTTGTTGCGGTACGATCTGAACGTGGCGAATGCCATTATCAGCGTGATTAAAGAGCAGGGTATCACGGATTTGGTTTTGGGATTACATCAGGGAAAAGGTGTCGTGTCCTCCTTCTTGGGGAATATGACCGAGGCGATTCTGGGGCAGAGTAACGTGACTACATTAATTTATCGCCCCATACAACCTATTGCCACGGTGAAACGTCATCTGGTGGTGGTTCCGGCCCGGGCGGAAAAAGAGGTCGGATTCCCGATGTGGGTGAATAAGGTATGGAATATTATCCACAATTCGGGTGCGAAGGCCGTGTTCTACGCATCAGAAGACACGATGGTGTACTTGAAGGAGATGTATAAAAAAAGGCCGATCGAGGCAGAATTTTCGTCCTTTGATGATTGGGATGATTTCTTGATCATGTCCCGGGAAATAAAGAGTGACGATACGTTGTGGGTGGTGATGAGTCGTCGGGAACGGCTGTCCTATCATGCCAATATGAGTAGGATTCCCAATTATTTGAACAAGTATTTCCAATCCAATAGTTTCGTGTTGGTTTACCCGATACAGGCGGGAGAGACGAATAATCGGTATTTGGTATAG
- a CDS encoding response regulator transcription factor has product MQNNNKSYKIVIIEPSMIISTGLRKLIEMRNEFEVVAVIADCFHCLERINHLNPDIIIINPSAVELKKRQHLEELFEGVKDTAFVALVYQYIDPEILKQYHTTIDIADDGDKIAQKLLHSIDALSAPADLLDKNELSEREKEILISLAKGKINKEIADLHHISVHTVITHRKNIIRKTGIKSVSGLTVYAILNNLIDINEVE; this is encoded by the coding sequence ATGCAAAACAATAATAAAAGTTACAAGATTGTTATTATTGAGCCGTCAATGATTATTTCAACCGGACTGAGGAAGTTGATCGAAATGAGGAATGAGTTTGAGGTGGTAGCGGTTATTGCCGATTGTTTTCATTGTCTGGAGAGGATTAATCATTTGAATCCGGATATTATCATCATTAACCCCTCGGCCGTGGAGCTGAAAAAACGGCAGCATCTGGAAGAGTTGTTTGAAGGGGTGAAGGATACGGCTTTCGTGGCGTTAGTTTACCAGTATATCGATCCTGAGATTCTGAAACAATATCACACGACGATTGATATTGCCGATGATGGTGATAAGATTGCCCAGAAGTTACTACATTCAATCGACGCGTTAAGTGCCCCGGCTGATTTGCTTGATAAGAACGAACTCTCCGAACGGGAGAAAGAGATTTTGATTTCCCTCGCGAAAGGGAAGATTAACAAGGAGATCGCGGATTTGCATCATATATCGGTACACACCGTGATTACTCACCGGAAAAATATCATCCGGAAAACCGGGATAAAGTCTGTTTCCGGGCTTACTGTATATGCTATTTTGAACAATCTCATCGATATTAATGAGGTGGAGTGA
- a CDS encoding hemerythrin domain-containing protein, producing the protein MNSHLFSADMKLADVIHADYSLLLLLHRFGINLGFGDKTVRECCEANHVSCTLFLMICNVYSNEQYLPTEKEIEGIGTDVDQLIAYLKNSHSYYLENRMLSIQEQLKEISEGCEQQHQQILNLFFNEYKNEVIRHFDYEEVTVFPYISNMVKGARPGDYEIGVFRENHSNIDDKLNDLKNIIMKYLPGDTLSDMRIRVLFGIFALEEDLSKHSLIEDKILIPLVMKLEQRYAKQ; encoded by the coding sequence ATGAATTCACATCTATTTTCCGCGGATATGAAACTGGCGGACGTCATTCATGCCGATTATTCACTGTTGTTACTGTTGCATCGGTTTGGAATAAATCTGGGATTCGGGGATAAAACAGTCCGGGAATGTTGCGAGGCGAATCATGTTTCGTGTACGTTATTCCTGATGATTTGTAACGTGTACAGCAACGAGCAATACTTGCCGACGGAGAAAGAGATCGAGGGAATAGGGACGGACGTGGACCAGTTGATTGCTTACTTGAAAAATTCTCATTCTTATTACTTGGAAAACCGGATGCTTTCCATACAAGAACAGTTAAAGGAAATTTCCGAAGGGTGCGAACAGCAACATCAGCAAATATTGAATCTTTTTTTCAATGAATACAAGAATGAGGTGATTCGTCATTTTGATTACGAGGAAGTGACGGTCTTCCCTTATATCTCCAATATGGTGAAAGGCGCTCGTCCGGGAGATTACGAGATCGGGGTGTTCCGGGAGAATCATAGTAATATTGATGATAAACTGAATGACTTGAAGAATATCATCATGAAATATTTGCCGGGAGATACTTTATCGGATATGCGGATCCGGGTGTTATTCGGGATCTTTGCCTTGGAAGAGGATTTGAGTAAACATTCTTTGATTGAGGATAAAATACTTATTCCTTTAGTAATGAAATTAGAGCAACGGTATGCAAAACAATAA